The sequence below is a genomic window from Chitinispirillales bacterium.
GGATGAAAATATTATTTGCCAAAATGAAAAATAACAAGCGATCGTATTTCAACAAAACACTCTCTGAAATTTTTTCATAAAATAACAAGAGCCGACGTATTAACATCGGCTCTCGGTTAACTATCACATTACTGTCTATACTACCGCAGAAGAGAAAGAACGTTCTGAGGCACCGCGTTCGCCTGAGACAACATCGCCGTCGCAGACTGCGTAAGTATCTGATTCTTCGTAAATTGAGACGATTGGAAAGCAAAATCCACGTCTCGAAGCTGGCTTTCC
It includes:
- a CDS encoding flagellin, coding for AQTAITNIDEVIRSVSEMRADIGAYVNRLESTVNNLTVSAANQTNAESQLRDVDFAFQSSQFTKNQILTQSATAMLSQANAVPQNVLSLLR